Genomic DNA from Vibrio vulnificus CMCP6:
TCTGCATGATATTTTTAATGGTATCATCAACCAGATAGGTACTCGATTTAATAGTTTTAAGCTGTTCCTCTAAACTCTTCCCTAATATGTTTAGGTCTTGGTACTGCTTGCCTATTTGATTAGAAAAGACTGATTCAGCATAGGTCTTCGCTCGAGAAACAGTATCTTTATGCTGTTTCACGTGCCGTTTATGAAGAGCTTCAATTGCGTTCATCTCATTCCCGCTCGTTTTCTCCTCTCCCTTTTTCAGAATTAAGCTTGCAATATTTTCTAGACTGCTGCGGCTCAGTTTAGCGCAGAGTTCTTCGTCTAAAACATAGCTATCAGGTCTTTGTTTATCTTCTGACAATGTATCTATTGGGTAGCAGGTAAACCGAGCCAATAACCGAAGATATTCTTCCCCAGACAGCCCCTCAATGTCACCTTTAAAAGATTTCATTAGGTCTAAATTAGCGCGAACAACATAATTGAAAACCGCTAGCTTACCAATTTCTGTGTCCACCTCGCCTAAATAAGGTTTGAAAACTTTAAATCCTATTGCATGTAGCTTTTCTGACATCGGCTCATTCACCTTCACTTAAGTAATGAAACTATATTATTACTAGACGCCAGCGCTACACAACAAGATGCATTACTTTAAAGCTGGAATAAGTCCGATCTCGTTTTTCGGAGCCACAAAGCGGCCGCTGAGTAAGTGGCCGTTTGCATCTAACGTTTCGGTGACGCTCTCACACATCCACTCGCCGTTAAACTGGGAACGGTGATGACCACTGAGCGAAATATTGCGCTCGGCAATCACGCCAGGAATGAACGGCAACTCATCTATCTCCAAGGTGTACTCTGCTCGTTTTAGATTGTGCAGCTCGGTTTCGGCGGCAGAACGCGCGGTCGCTTCATCTTGAAACAGGGTATTCAGGGTTTTGGCTTTACCGGAGCTTTCCCCCACTCGCACGGTTTTGGTTTCGGCTAAATCGGTATCTCGCCACTTGGCCACAACCGCATCAAACTTGGCCGCACCAGATAGGGTAATCGTCGCTTGCACTTGGTCGGTAAGCCGAACCGCAATGGCCGAGAGCGTTTTACCACTCACGCTTTGGTTGTCGCCTTTGGGGAAAAACACCAGTTTGTCTTGGGCCACTTTCATAGTGGCGTTGTTTTCTGCCGCCAGTTCGGTGAGTAAGTCGGCGTCACTCTGGCCTGTCTGCAAACGATGGACGATTTCCACCGACGCATAGGCATCGGCCACCGCTGGTTGATAGCCGCATCGAGAAGCAACGGTCTCAACCAAAGATTTGAGCGTGGTGTTTTCCCAAGTATGATCCCGTTGGTTTTTGAACTCGCCGGATAGGTTGGCCGCATCCCCCGAGAGGGTGATGGTTTGCTCTGGGCTGCTCAGTTTCACCGAGTTCACCACAAAGGTGCCTCGGTTGGTGAGTGCCTTATTGTTCTCGCCCGTTGAGATCTGCAGTTTGGCTTCAGTCTTGGGAAAGGCAATTTTTCCATCGTCCACAAGTACCAGTGTGAAGCTGTCTGAGTTTGTGCCGGCTTCATCGGTAATGCTCAAACTGATAAAGCGCGGCTTGATGACATCGGTGATGTCTTTGCCATCGGCGACGATTTTAAACGCGGCTAATCCCACAAGCTAATCTCCTCTTCGGCGGTTGGCGCTTCAAGTTTAGGCAGGTGTATCTCGATACCCGCTTTCAACGGGTGCGGCAAAGCCGATAACCCTCGGTTTGCTTTTAACACCTGCTCATACGCGCCTGGTAAGCCGTTGTAATAACGGTCGGAGATATCGTCAATCTGGTCGCCTTCTTTGGTGATGTAAGTTGTCATGCGCCACCTTCCGGATGTTCTTTTAGTTCAATGGTGAACTCGATTTTTCTTGCTACCCCTTTGGTAAAGAGCTCTTGCTTCTCGACTTGCAGCTGGCGAATAGTCCAGTAGCCCCAATCGCGCCCTGTACCATCGACCAAACGCAGCGGCGCGCCTTTGTCGCCTTCGGCTTTCATTTTGTCGGTTTGCTCTAAACCGCCACGAAAATGAGGGTAGATAATGCCCATAAAGCGCAGCGAGGAAAGGTCGGGGCCAATAAACTGCGGTTTGGGTTTTGCTCCGGCGACGTTGTGATCGGTCCATCGCCAAGAGTGGGTTTCACTAATGCTTTTCAGCGCTGCGGTGTTGATGGAAAAACGGTAATCACCCAACGCCATCATGACATCTGCCATAAGTTCTCCTAGTCTGCGAAAGCTGGGCCGCCAGAGCGACTTTGTCTATCGAGCTGCTTTTTCACTCGAATAACCATTGCTTCCAGTTTTTGGATCTGTTCGTTACTCACATCTCCGGTTATATGGAATACCGGCGCAAAGGTTGACGGTGGTGTTTTGGCTGAGGAAACACTTGGCGAAGCGGCAACAACTTGAGCACTCTTAGCAGAGTCGGCCACTTCAGTTTTGGGCTTATCATCACCACCAAACCAGCCACCAATCCAGCGGCCAATGCTACTTCCGCCGAGCCCACCTAATGCACCGCCGATAACACCACCAATGGCCGTGCCGATCACCGGCACAACGGACCCCAGAGCAGCGCCTGCCATCGCCCCTGCGGCCATGCCGCCCATGTTGCCGATGGTGCCGCCAACTTCACGAGATTTATCTGCACCGGATAGTGAGCTGTCCATCAAGGTAGCACCGATATCTGCAATCCCGAGCGCGGCGCCTAGATAAGGCAACTTTCTTGCAGCGCCAGAAAGCAATGATCCGCCGCTTCGCGCTAAGTTTGCTGCACTGCCTAAAGCCCCTGCTCTTGGTCGAACGGCCCGACCTCGCCCACCTCGGCGGCGGCGACCGCCTCCGGAAGAGGGCAAACCATCACTTGGCATGTTGGTGACATAAACCTTTTGCACGCCTGCAGAACCTGGCAAATCTGGCGAGCCTCCCTCACCACCACTGCCTCCACGGACAAAGTCCATAATGCTGCTGCCAACTCGCATTGCCTTGCGGGTTGCCCATATCCCCGCCAAGGTTGCCGCAAGTCCGGTCGCTACTTTTAGCGTGGTTTGCATCGTTGAAGGGTCAATGCTGTTAATCGCATCAGCCACGGCGGCAATGGGTTCGGCTAAGTTGTCATCAGCAAAGCTCAACCAAGCGGTTTTCAAGCTCATCATGGCAGCGTTCGCCGTCATCGCTGCTCGAGCAGAGTCCTGCAGTACTGCAGTGCCATCTCCATCAATAGCGAGGAAATCATTGAGCTTGGTTTTACCGTCGGCACTGGCCAGCACTTTCATCATGCGCATGGCTTCATCGCCGAAGAGTTCGCTGTACTGGGTAATGTCGGAATCCGTTGCATCCATGATCTCTTTGAGAATGCTTGGAATATCTCGAAACTTCTTCTCACCACGAGCCAGCGCTTCTTCATCAAACACCTGAATACCAAGCGCTTCGATATCTTCATAATTGGCGGTGATGTCGGCTAAAACGGATTCCATCGCACTGGCGGCCTCTGCTGCAGAGCCAGAGCCCATCCGAGCGATTTGTAACATGGCCCCCATCTCTTGCACCGCTTTCGGCCCAGTTCGCCCCATTGCGGCATAGGCTGCGGAGACCGATGCGCCTTCTGCAGCTAGGTTTTGCAAGGTAAATGCACCCGCTTTGCCCTGCACCACTAACGTATCGATGGCACTCAGTACCTCGTCGGAATTTTTAAGGCCGAATTTATCGCGCATATCGGCAAACATTTCGCCCACATCCAAACCAGCCGCACCAGTGGCTTGCATAACTCGGCCAATGTTAGCCATGTTCTCTTGTGCAAATTTGAGATCGCCCGTCTTCTCAACAATCTTCTCAACAGCTGAAAGCATCTCGGCTTGATCGACTCGAATGTCCGCTTGCTGGGAAGTCGCAAACATCTCTTTGCGCAGAGCGGCCATCTCTTCACGCGATTTTCCGGCTTGAATACCTAAACGTTCATAACGTTCTTCAAGCCCCATCACGGCGACGGCAGAGCCCGCGCCTGCAGCGCCTGTGGCCAAGGCTGACCACTGATTACCAACCAGGTTATCAATCGCTTCGCCAGCGCCAGTGGCAGAACGGCGCAGCAAGTCATTCTTACGAATGGCTTGTCCGACGCTTTGAACGTATTTTTTTAAGTTGGCTTGAGTCCGGCCAATCGAGCGCCCCAGCCCACCAACTCGGCTACCCGTTTGTACACTTTCGTTGCCAAGCTGCCGCGTATCGCGCTCGAGCTTTTGCGTTTCTCGCCCCAACCGTTTGTTTTGCTGTTCCACATCGGAAAAAGCCCGAGAGACACTTCGGTCAACCCGGGCTTCCACTCCAATGCCGACAGTTTGAGTTTTATCTGTCATGGCATTTCCTACTCATCATCGTCGTCAGATTGTGCGTCGATTAGCTTTCTGCAGTCGTCAAGCCAGTCGCTGAGCTCTCCGACGCTGAGGCTTCTGAGCTCGGTGAGTGAGACTCCATTGCTGAATCGGGAAAGAGCAAGGCACATCTGGCGGCATACTGAGGCAGTGGCAATAGGAAACAGTCGTAACCCTTTCCCAACTGGGTATAGTCGTAGTACTCCAGTTGGCCGATAAACTCTCGAGTGGTACCTGTTAGCGCCGCAAACAGATGCATCTCTGCTTCTGCTTCATTCATGTGGCTTGAACCATCGGCCAGAACTCGAGTCGCGTGGTGTTGAGACAGAATGACATCGTTCGTCGTTGGAGGTCGCATCGTCAGTTGAGTCAACTCCTTACCATCAAACTCTTTGGCCACTTGCAGCACAATGTTAATCGGTAGATATTTGTTCATGGTTACCTCTTAAATTCCCAATGCCGCGTTAATGCCGGCGCGACGGTCAACGCCGCCAATCTCTTCTTTACCGCTGATCAGATCGATATCTGCCAAGACTTCACCTTTGTATTCCATCTTGAGTTTGGTCCAGGTGATTTTGCAGCTGACTTCGGTCAGCTTCTTGCGCTCGAGCTCGCCCAAGTCAATACCAATCACACGGCCATAGATCTGCACTTTCATCGCATCAACTTCCGCACCAGAGCCTTTGTAAGCAGCGCGGAAAGTAAAGGGCTTTTCGTTGCCCGAGGTCAGGCCAAACAGCTTAATGGTGCTTGGGTTTGGTTCTGCCAGGGTAACTTCGACGTCTTCCGTTTCAATAGTTCCCATATCAATTTTGATTGGGCCAACCATGCCGCCTGCAATGTACTCTTCCACCACGCGAGTGAGCGGTGGCAGCTTAACTTTCGGTACTAGGCCAATCATGCCGACGCCATCTTGATACCAAGCGTAATCGACCAACATCTTTGGAGTTCTGCGTTCCATTGTGATTGTCCTTATTTGAAGATCACGTCAGCGTAATCGTTGGTGAAATGGCTCGTTACGTGAATCGCCTGTGCAAGACCTGGCGGTGTGAAGTCGTAATCGAGATAGAAATTTCCTGAAATGATCACTTCAGGCGGGTTGAGGTCTGGGTCTGCCCACGCCTTGGCACCGTACATGTGCCCCGCACGCGTTTCACCATCGAGACCGTTCTGCACCGACTCGACGACATCTTCAACGAATGTGGTGAGGATCTTGCGGTCTCGTGCCCATTTCAGGCCAGCAGTGACCATATCCAGAACCATGTCATTTACCCGAACATGGGCGTTGAACTGCCATTTCGGATCATCACTGCAGCTTAGGTTCCCCCATAGGCGCAAACCGTCATCGTTGATGATGGTCGTGATTTGGTTTTCGTTCAGCAGGTGAGATAGACAGTTCGTGTCACCGTCTGCGTAGTCGATGGGGAACTCTGTGCCAAGCGCACCGTTAATACGCAGATTGGAGATTGACGCACTGTAGCCGTAGTTTGGGTCTTGGTCTTTTTGGATCTCAACGCCCAGAGCAAACGCGGACATTGGTACCAGTTCATCGAACTTGTTGCGAACTCTTGGCCAGAACAGCTCTAAACGGCGATCGCCCCACAGTTGACGATACGCCACGGCATCTTCGTAAGTGCTTCCAGGGCAGTCCGCAAAGACTTTGCAGCGCAAACGGGTCGCGATAGGCAAGAGCGCGGTCAGCACCGATTGGTTATGCGAATAACCAGCGACAGTCAGCAGGCGAGGGCGTTTGCCCGTAATCGCCTGCACATCGAGAATCGCCTCAATACCTTGTTTTTCGCCCGTTGCTGGATCAACGCCAC
This window encodes:
- a CDS encoding phage late control D family protein, translating into MGLAAFKIVADGKDITDVIKPRFISLSITDEAGTNSDSFTLVLVDDGKIAFPKTEAKLQISTGENNKALTNRGTFVVNSVKLSSPEQTITLSGDAANLSGEFKNQRDHTWENTTLKSLVETVASRCGYQPAVADAYASVEIVHRLQTGQSDADLLTELAAENNATMKVAQDKLVFFPKGDNQSVSGKTLSAIAVRLTDQVQATITLSGAAKFDAVVAKWRDTDLAETKTVRVGESSGKAKTLNTLFQDEATARSAAETELHNLKRAEYTLEIDELPFIPGVIAERNISLSGHHRSQFNGEWMCESVTETLDANGHLLSGRFVAPKNEIGLIPALK
- a CDS encoding tail protein X, which gives rise to MTTYITKEGDQIDDISDRYYNGLPGAYEQVLKANRGLSALPHPLKAGIEIHLPKLEAPTAEEEISLWD
- a CDS encoding phage tail protein, which translates into the protein MADVMMALGDYRFSINTAALKSISETHSWRWTDHNVAGAKPKPQFIGPDLSSLRFMGIIYPHFRGGLEQTDKMKAEGDKGAPLRLVDGTGRDWGYWTIRQLQVEKQELFTKGVARKIEFTIELKEHPEGGA
- a CDS encoding phage tail tape measure protein, encoding MTDKTQTVGIGVEARVDRSVSRAFSDVEQQNKRLGRETQKLERDTRQLGNESVQTGSRVGGLGRSIGRTQANLKKYVQSVGQAIRKNDLLRRSATGAGEAIDNLVGNQWSALATGAAGAGSAVAVMGLEERYERLGIQAGKSREEMAALRKEMFATSQQADIRVDQAEMLSAVEKIVEKTGDLKFAQENMANIGRVMQATGAAGLDVGEMFADMRDKFGLKNSDEVLSAIDTLVVQGKAGAFTLQNLAAEGASVSAAYAAMGRTGPKAVQEMGAMLQIARMGSGSAAEAASAMESVLADITANYEDIEALGIQVFDEEALARGEKKFRDIPSILKEIMDATDSDITQYSELFGDEAMRMMKVLASADGKTKLNDFLAIDGDGTAVLQDSARAAMTANAAMMSLKTAWLSFADDNLAEPIAAVADAINSIDPSTMQTTLKVATGLAATLAGIWATRKAMRVGSSIMDFVRGGSGGEGGSPDLPGSAGVQKVYVTNMPSDGLPSSGGGRRRRGGRGRAVRPRAGALGSAANLARSGGSLLSGAARKLPYLGAALGIADIGATLMDSSLSGADKSREVGGTIGNMGGMAAGAMAGAALGSVVPVIGTAIGGVIGGALGGLGGSSIGRWIGGWFGGDDKPKTEVADSAKSAQVVAASPSVSSAKTPPSTFAPVFHITGDVSNEQIQKLEAMVIRVKKQLDRQSRSGGPAFAD
- a CDS encoding phage tail assembly protein, which gives rise to MNKYLPINIVLQVAKEFDGKELTQLTMRPPTTNDVILSQHHATRVLADGSSHMNEAEAEMHLFAALTGTTREFIGQLEYYDYTQLGKGYDCFLLPLPQYAARCALLFPDSAMESHSPSSEASASESSATGLTTAES
- a CDS encoding phage major tail tube protein — its product is MERRTPKMLVDYAWYQDGVGMIGLVPKVKLPPLTRVVEEYIAGGMVGPIKIDMGTIETEDVEVTLAEPNPSTIKLFGLTSGNEKPFTFRAAYKGSGAEVDAMKVQIYGRVIGIDLGELERKKLTEVSCKITWTKLKMEYKGEVLADIDLISGKEEIGGVDRRAGINAALGI
- a CDS encoding phage tail sheath C-terminal domain-containing protein, with amino-acid sequence MAFKHGIFGSTDESGVRPMLMADTSFAVVVGTAPDADPSVFPAKKPILIAGNPHKLAKLDMVGNKAGTLPNFMASVYDQKRCSICVIRVEEGADEAATIANIIGGVDPATGEKQGIEAILDVQAITGKRPRLLTVAGYSHNQSVLTALLPIATRLRCKVFADCPGSTYEDAVAYRQLWGDRRLELFWPRVRNKFDELVPMSAFALGVEIQKDQDPNYGYSASISNLRINGALGTEFPIDYADGDTNCLSHLLNENQITTIINDDGLRLWGNLSCSDDPKWQFNAHVRVNDMVLDMVTAGLKWARDRKILTTFVEDVVESVQNGLDGETRAGHMYGAKAWADPDLNPPEVIISGNFYLDYDFTPPGLAQAIHVTSHFTNDYADVIFK